The proteins below come from a single Branchiostoma floridae strain S238N-H82 chromosome 5, Bfl_VNyyK, whole genome shotgun sequence genomic window:
- the LOC118416628 gene encoding polyunsaturated fatty acid 5-lipoxygenase-like — MELEVGKLKVTLQRAFNLKDVGTEDDPCPDPYVVILVNDAAKPEVSNVCTDMQTPIWNQQFVFPLHHTSQTLYFTIMDKNYDGTPDTVMGTAEVDISTLQSGEETQLDLPVDEGGTLKVTMLLAMYNQPLSPQGQVMNFKKMWNNLLGELQAIAAELGQVLQNFAHGGNTYKMVTHRNLKSNPGLNLKSLPGFAEGLPVGQFPHADKVARAVGRLMTFVSQQAGIVLRWKAELQEGNQWGLYESFFGNILPTPTKIIASWKDDTEFIRQYIQGLNPVMLRVCQSVQEIPFAMLSLKGQGKTVIELISERRLFIVDYNMLRKIPLQKGKYFYAPTVLMYREILEDGKSRLSIMGIQLDTRKARNQVYTPEYGKSHPNKYLFAKMHVTCADAQYHNFLSHLLLTHLAMEPIVVAANHCLSADHPILCLLKPHFKDTIAINFLARHTLISRILPVTDPEFSVGTGGGLMMCVLRWKQYNFMKESFPEQLKKRGFDEDRSDGLEDYYYRDDGMELWNILKKYVTSAVEESYKTDQEVDGDKELQAFSKMTCMDGQVHGFPYYIDSKGLLQEVLTNIIFNMSAQHAAVNFPQWDYGGYLPNRPEMLKKPMPDTKGDMTEKDLVDALPGPSLQLCKSC, encoded by the exons ATGGAGTTAGAGGTTGGAAAGCTGAAGGTGACTCTACAGAGGGCATTCAATCTGAAGGATGTTGGCACAGAAG ATGATCCCTGTCCTGACCCATATGTTGTCATACTGGTCAACGATGCAGCAAAACCTGAAGTGTCCAACGTGTGCACCGATATGCAGACACCCATCTGGAATCAACAGTTTGTCTTCCCTCTCCACCACACCAGCCAGACCTTGTACTTCACCATCAT GGACAAGAACTACGATGGGACTCCAGATACAGTGATGGGGACTGCAGAAGTGGACATATCTACCCTGCAGTCAGGAGAGGAGACACAGCTGGACCTACCTGTAGATGAAGGGGGGACACTGAAGGTCACCATGCTGTTGGCCATGTATAACCAGCCACTGTCGCCACAAGGACAAGTCATGAATTTCAAGAAGATGTGGAACAACCTGTTGGGGGAGCTGCAAGCCATTGCTGCTGAGCTGGGGCAAGTTCTGCAAAACTTTGCTCATGGTG GCAACACATACAAGATGGTCACCCACAGGAATCTGAAGTCAAATCCTGGCCTCAACCTCAAAAGCCTGCCTGGCTTTGCAGAGGGCCTTCCAGTTGGGCAGTTCCCTCACGCAGACAAGGTCGCAAGAGCTGTTGGACGACTTATGACGTTTGTTTCACAGCAG GCTGGGATCGTACTTCGCTGGAAGGCTGAGCTCCAGGAAGGTAACCAGTGGGGCCTGTACGAGTCGTTCTTTGGAAACATCCTGCCGACTCCCACAAAGATCATTGCAAGTTGGAAGGATGACACAGAGTTTATCCGGCAGTATATACAAG GACTGAACCCAGTGATGCTGAGAGTGTGCCAGTCAGTTCAGGAGATTCCCTTTGCTATGCTGTCACTGAAGGGGCAGGGCAAGACCGTCATAGAACTGATCAGTGAGAGACGACTCTTCATTGTGGACTACAACATGCTGAGAA AGATCCCCCTACAAAAAGGGAAATACTTCTATGCGCCCACCGTCCTGATGTACAGGGAGATACTCGAGGATGGGAAGTCTCGCCTCAGCATCATGGGAATCCAGCTGGATACCAGGAAAG CGAGAAACCAGGTATACACCCCAGAATATGGAAAGTCACACCCCAACAAGTACCTGTTTGCCAAGATGCACGTGACCTGTGCCGACGCCCAGTACCACAACTTCCTGTCCCACCTACTGCTGACCCATCTCGCCATGGAGCCGATCGTGGTCGCTGCCAACCACTGCCTGAGTGCCGACCACCCCATCCTCTGCCTGCTCAAGCCACACTTCAAGGACACCATCGCCATCAACTTCCTGGCCCGTCACACCCTGATATCACGCATACTTCCCGTGACTGATCCCGAGTTCTCCGTGGGAACGGGTGGGGGGCTCATGATGTGTGTGCTGAGATGGAAACAATACAACTTCATGAAGGAAAG TTTTCCCGAGCAACTGAAGAAGCGCGGGTTTGATGAAGATCGCTCGGACGGCCTGGAGGATTACTACTACAGGGACGATGGGATGGAGCTGTGGAACATTCTGAAGAAGTACGTCACCTCTGCAGTGGAGGAGTCCTACAAGACTGATCAGGAGGTTGACGGTGACAAGG AGCTTCAGGCGTTTTCAAAGATGACATGCATGGATGGACAGGTGCATGGCTTCCCTTACTACATTGACTCAAAGGGTTTGCTTCAA GAAGTACTCACCAACATCATCTTCAACATGAGTGCACAGCATGCTGCTGTCAACTTTCCCCAGTGGGACTATGGTGGATATCTCCCCAACAG GCCTGAAATGCTGAAGAAGCCCATGCCAGACACCAAGGGAgacatgacagaaaaagacCTGGTTGACGCTCTGCCTGGACCATCCCTACAACTCTGCAAATCCTGCTGA